A genomic region of Zalophus californianus isolate mZalCal1 chromosome 11, mZalCal1.pri.v2, whole genome shotgun sequence contains the following coding sequences:
- the ADAMTS15 gene encoding A disintegrin and metalloproteinase with thrombospondin motifs 15, whose translation MLLLGILTLALAGGPAGGSEPDQEVVVPIRLDPDINGRHYYRRGPEDSGDQGLIFQITAFQEDFYLHLTLDAQFLAPAFATEHLGVRLPELTGSSPDLRRCFYSGDVNAEPDSFAAMSLCGGLRGAFGYRGAEYVISPLPNASAQAAQRNSQGAHLLQRRGVPGGPPGDPTSRCGVASGWNPAILRALDPYKPRGTGLGESRSRRRSGRAKRFVSIPRYVETLVVADESMVKFHGADLEHYLLTLLATAARLYRHPSILNPINIVVVKVLLLGDRDTGPKVTGNAALTLRNFCAWQKKLNKVSDKHPEYWDTAILFTRQDLCGATTCDTLGMADVGTMCDPKRSCSVIEDDGLPSAFTTAHELGHVFNMPHDNVKVCEEVFGKLRANHMMSPTLIQIDRANPWSACSAAIITDFLDSGHGDCLLDPPSKPISLPEDLPGASYTLSQQCELAFGVGSKPCPYMQYCTKLWCTGKAKGQMVCQTRHFPWADGTSCGEGKFCLKGTCVERHNLNKYRVDGSWAKWEPYGACSRTCGGGVQLSRRQCRNPTPANGGKYCEGVRVKYRSCNLEPCPSSASGKSFREEQCEAFNGFNHSTNRLTLAVAWVPKYSGVSPRDKCKLICRANGTGYFYVLAPKVVDGTPCTPDSTSVCVQGKCIKAGCDGNLGSKKKFDKCGVCGGDNKSCKKVTGLFTKPMHGYNFVVAIPVGASSIDIRQRGYKGLIGDDNYLALKNSQGKYLLNGHFVVSAVERDLVVKGSLLRYSGTGTAVESLQASRPILEPLTVEVLSVGKMTPPRVRYSFYLPKEPWEDKASHPKDPRGSSVHHNSVLSLSNQVEQQDDRLPARWVAGSWGPCSVSCGSGLQKRAVDCRGPPGPRAASACSAAHRPVETRACGEPCPTWELGAWSPCSKSCGRGFKRRPLKCLGPGGRLLARDQCNLRRKPQELDFCILRPC comes from the exons ATGCTTCTGCTGGGTATCTTAACCCTGGCTCTCGCCGGGGGACCGGCTGGAGGGTCAGAGCCAGATCAGGAGGTGGTGGTCCCCATCCGACTGGACCCGGACATCAACGGCCGCCACTACTACCGGAGGGGTCCCGAAGACTCCGGGGATCAGGGACTCATTTTTCAGATCACAGCATTTCAGGAGGACTTTTACCTACACCTGACTCTGGATGCTCAGTTCCTAGCGCCCGCCTTCGCCACTGAGCATCTGGGCGTCCGCCTCCCGGAACTCACCGGGAGCTCTCCAGACTTGCGACGTTGCTTCTACTCTGGGGACGTGAACGCCGAGCCAGATTCTTTCGCCGCTATGAGCCTGTGCGGAGGTCTACGCGGAGCTTTTGGCTACAGAGGCGCCGAGTATGTCATTAGTCCGCTCCCCAACGCCAGCGCGCAGGCAGCACAGCGCAACAGCCAGGGCGCACACCTCCTCCAGCGCCGCGGCGTCCCCGGCGGGCCTCCCGGAGATCCCACCTCTCGCTGCGGGGTGGCCTCAGGCTGGAACCCCGCCATTCTGCGGGCGCTGGACCCTTACAAGCCGCGGGGGACCGGCTTGGGAGAGAGTCGCAGTCGGCGGAGGTCCGGGCGCGCCAAGCGCTTCGTGTCTATCCCGCGGTACGTGGAGACACTGGTGGTGGCGGACGAGTCAATGGTCAAGTTCCACGGCGCGGACCTGGAGCATTATCTGCTGACGCTGCTGGCCACGGCGGCACGACTCTACCGCCATCCTAGCATCCTCAACCCCATCAACATCGTCGTGGTCAAGGTGCTGCTTCTCGGAGACCGCGACACGGGGCCCAAGGTCACGGGCAACGCGGCCTTGACGCTGCGCAACTTCTGCGCCTGGCAGAAGAAGCTGAATAAAGTGAGTGACAAACACCCAGAGTACTGGGACACGGCCATCCTCTTCACCAGGCAG GACCTGTGTGGGGCCACCACCTGTGACACACTGGGCATGGCTGATGTGGGCACTATGTGTGACCCCAAGAGAAGTTGTTCTGTGATCGAGGATGATGGGCTTCCATCAGCCTTCACCACTGCCCATGAACTGG GCCACGTGTTCAACATGCCCCATGACAACGTGAAAGTGTGTGAGGAGGTGTTTGGGAAACTCCGAGCCAACCACATGATGTCTCCAACACTCATCCAGATTGACCGTGCCAACCCCTGGTCAGCCTGCAGTGCTGCTATCATCACCGACTTCCTGGACAGCGGGCACG GCGACTGCCTCCTGGACCCACCCAGCAAGCCCATCTCCCTGCCTGAGGACCTGCCAGGGGCCAGCTACACCCTGAGCCAGCAGTGTGAGCTGGCCTTTGGCGTGGGCTCGAAGCCCTGTCCCTACATGCAGTACTGCACCAAGCTGTGGTGCACCGGCAAGGCGAAGGGGCAGATGGTGTGCCAGACCCGCCACTTCCCCTGGGCAGACGGCACCAGCTGCGGCGAGGGCAAGTTCTGCCTCAAGGGGACCTGTGTGGAGAGACATAACCTCAATAAGTACAGG GTGGACGGCTCCTGGGCCAAATGGGAGCCCTATGGCGCCTGCTCGCGCACCTGCGGTGGGGGTGTGCAGCTGTCCCGGAGGCAGTGCCGcaaccccacccctgccaacGGGGGCAAGTACTGCGAGGGAGTGAGAGTGAAATACCGATCCTGCAACCTGgagccctgccccagctcag CTTCAGGCAAGAGCTTCCGGGAGGAGCAGTGTGAGGCTTTCAATGGCTTTAACCATAGCACCAACCGGCTCACCCTCGCCGTGGCATGGGTGCCCAAGTACTCCGGCGTTTCTCCTCGGGACAAGTGCAAGCTCATCTGCCGAGCCAATGGCACCGGCTACTTCTATGTGTTGGCACCCAAG GTGGTGGATGGCACACCATGCACTCCTGACTCCACCTCGGTCTGTGTCCAAGGCAAGTGCATCAAGGCTGGCTGTGATGGGAACCTGGGCTCCAAGAAGAAATTCGACaagtgtggggtgtgtgggggcgACAATAAGAGCTGTAAGAAGGTGACAGGCCTCTTCACCAAGCCCAT GCACGGCTACAATTTTGTGGTGGCCATCCCCGTGGGCGCCTCGAGCATTGACATCCGCCAGCGTGGCTACAAGGGGCTGATTGGAGATGACAACTACCTGGCCCTGAAGAACAGCCAAGGCAAGTACCTGCTCAACGGGCACTTCGTGGTGTCGGCCGTGGAGCGGGACCTGGTGGTGAAGGGCAGCCTCCTGCGCTACAGCGGCACGGGGACGGCGGTGGAGAGCCTGCAGGCTTCCCGGCCCATCCTGGAGCCACTGACCGTGGAGGTCCTCTCCGTGGGCAAGATGACGCCACCCCGGGTCCGCTACTCCTTCTATCTGCCCAAAGAGCCTTGGGAAGACAAGGCCTCCCACCCCAAGGACCCCCGGGGCTCCTCTGTGCACCACAACAGCGTCCTCAGCCTCTCCAATCAAGTGGAACAGCAGGACGACAGGCTCCCTGCGCGCTGGGTGGCAGGCAGCTGGGGACCTTGCTCTGTGAGCTGTGGCAGTGGCCTGCAGAAGCGGGCGGTCGACTGTCGCGGGCCCCCCGGGCCACGTGCGGCATCCGCCTGCAGTGCAGCCCATCGGCCAGTGGAGACAAGAGCCTGTGGGGAGCCCTGCCCGACCTGGGAGCTCGGCGCCTGGTCGCCTTGCTCCAAGAGCTGCGGCCGGGGGTTTAAGAGGCGTCCACTCAAGTGTTTGGGCCCCGGAGGGCGGCTGCTAGCTCGGGACCAATGTAACCTGCGCCGGAAGCCCCAGGAGCTGGACTTCTGCATCTTGAGGCCGTGCTGA